One Curtobacterium sp. MCLR17_007 DNA window includes the following coding sequences:
- a CDS encoding sugar ABC transporter permease, translated as MTATETRTPVQHPQRTVRPHGTTPLYKKERPLWMLIPGGVLMAAIIVVPLLVGFFIAMLDLDQYTLRQWFSAPFVGFANFADAITDSPLLHSIWISCSLAVLVTAVTVPIGVAAAISTQNRFPGRGLVRSIYLIPYVLPAFVVGTFFRTMLQPQGVVNAIFHTDVLWLNGAASYWALAAVMVWTSWPFVYLLSLAGLQAVDLEVHEAASLDGATWWIKLRYVVFPYLRGPLSLAVIIAILHNINNFTLPFVLFGIPLPSSVEVMPVLTYIASFQSFRFGLSAAMAICSLVIVAIPLFVYLRAVQLDTGDDAGPNRKQRRADRATLAAPAAADIEGARA; from the coding sequence ATGACCGCCACCGAGACACGCACGCCCGTGCAGCACCCGCAGCGGACCGTCCGCCCGCACGGCACCACCCCGCTCTACAAGAAGGAGCGCCCGCTCTGGATGCTCATCCCCGGCGGTGTGCTCATGGCGGCGATCATCGTGGTGCCGCTGCTGGTCGGGTTCTTCATCGCGATGCTCGACCTCGACCAGTACACGCTCCGGCAGTGGTTCAGCGCCCCGTTCGTCGGGTTCGCGAACTTCGCCGACGCGATCACGGACTCGCCACTGCTGCACTCGATCTGGATCTCGTGCTCGCTCGCGGTCCTCGTCACCGCGGTGACCGTGCCGATCGGCGTCGCCGCGGCGATCTCGACGCAGAACCGGTTCCCGGGTCGTGGGCTGGTCCGCTCGATCTACCTGATCCCCTACGTGCTCCCCGCCTTCGTCGTCGGCACGTTCTTCCGCACGATGCTGCAGCCGCAGGGGGTCGTGAACGCGATCTTCCACACCGACGTGCTCTGGCTGAACGGTGCGGCGTCCTACTGGGCGCTCGCCGCGGTCATGGTGTGGACGTCGTGGCCGTTCGTGTACCTGCTGAGCCTGGCGGGCCTCCAGGCAGTGGACCTGGAGGTCCACGAAGCGGCGTCGCTCGACGGCGCGACCTGGTGGATCAAGCTGCGCTACGTGGTCTTCCCCTACCTGCGGGGGCCGCTCAGTCTGGCGGTGATCATCGCGATCCTGCACAACATCAACAACTTCACGCTGCCGTTCGTCCTGTTCGGCATCCCGCTCCCGTCGAGCGTCGAGGTCATGCCGGTCCTGACGTACATCGCCAGCTTCCAGTCGTTCCGCTTCGGCCTGTCGGCCGCGATGGCGATCTGTTCGCTCGTGATCGTCGCCATCCCGCTGTTCGTCTACCTGCGAGCGGTGCAGCTCGACACCGGCGACGACGCCGGGCCCAACCGGAAGCAGCGCCGCGCCGACCGCGCCACGCTCGCCGCCCCGGCCGCCGCCGACATCGAGGGAGCACGCGCATGA
- a CDS encoding carbohydrate ABC transporter permease produces MSGYSATRTRPTATLTESITSTGNTKRHKRPYDTDVTRLLPRWLLVTVIAVIIAFIAVPVLYIVFGSVNSDVAVARGEYFPSEFTLANYVDIWSTVALGQGLVNSMLTAGAVAVASAALAVSTAYVLVRFRFLGRLTFLRGLLALQSIPGTLLLLPVFVVFSNIASATGVQIIGTRWGLFVTYLTFALPFSTWVMVTYLRGLPKELEEAARIDGASSTKILTKIVLPLSWPGIVVSAIFAFLLGWNDVLFSTIMTTPNTRTVAVVLQVLGTTQEGGAVPIYGQMMAASIVCAVPVVALYLIFQRYLVGGLTAGSVK; encoded by the coding sequence ATGAGCGGCTACAGCGCGACCCGGACCCGCCCGACGGCGACGCTCACCGAGAGCATCACCTCGACCGGCAACACGAAGCGCCACAAGCGTCCGTACGACACCGACGTGACCCGGCTGCTGCCCAGGTGGCTCCTGGTCACCGTGATCGCGGTCATCATCGCGTTCATCGCCGTCCCGGTGCTCTACATCGTGTTCGGTTCGGTGAACTCGGACGTGGCGGTCGCCCGCGGCGAGTACTTCCCGTCCGAGTTCACGCTCGCGAACTACGTGGACATCTGGTCGACGGTCGCGCTCGGCCAGGGCCTGGTGAACAGCATGCTCACCGCCGGCGCGGTCGCGGTCGCGAGTGCGGCGCTCGCCGTGTCGACGGCGTACGTCCTGGTCCGGTTCCGGTTCCTCGGGCGCCTGACCTTCCTGCGCGGCCTGCTCGCGCTGCAGTCGATCCCCGGGACCCTGCTGCTGCTGCCGGTGTTCGTGGTGTTCTCGAACATCGCGAGCGCCACCGGCGTGCAGATCATCGGCACGCGCTGGGGCCTGTTCGTCACGTACCTGACGTTCGCGCTCCCGTTCTCGACGTGGGTGATGGTCACCTACCTGCGCGGGCTCCCGAAGGAGCTGGAGGAAGCGGCGCGCATCGACGGTGCGTCCTCGACGAAGATCCTGACGAAGATCGTGCTGCCGCTGTCGTGGCCGGGCATCGTCGTCTCGGCGATCTTCGCGTTCCTGCTCGGCTGGAACGACGTGCTCTTCTCCACGATCATGACGACCCCGAACACGCGCACGGTCGCGGTGGTCCTGCAGGTGCTCGGCACCACGCAGGAAGGCGGCGCGGTCCCGATCTACGGCCAGATGATGGCCGCCTCGATCGTGTGCGCCGTCCCGGTGGTCGCCCTCTACCTCATCTTCCAGCGCTACCTCGTCGGCGGTCTGACCGCCGGCAGTGTGAAGTAG